The Vitis riparia cultivar Riparia Gloire de Montpellier isolate 1030 chromosome 3, EGFV_Vit.rip_1.0, whole genome shotgun sequence genome includes a region encoding these proteins:
- the LOC117911400 gene encoding uncharacterized protein LOC117911400, giving the protein MEDNRAVEAERWLSIAEKLLAARDLHGCKTFAIRARESDPRQVRFSDQILAVADALIAGEARINNQNDWYAILQLSRRTQDPELVATQYRRLALLLNPDQNRLPFADQAFRLVADAWSVLSNQAKKALYDDELSLLKLDPSADSAQPGRRPVRKSTRNKGGSGEMPSFESARMPRTTEPTQSLGPCFWTACPYCYNLYEYPGVYEECVLRCQNCQRAFHAVRIPSPPAVGDGKDGYFCCWGFFPLGFSVNPPENAKTTGGYSNWVPFSPMFACPSQYAGHRNVPEQPEKVVVAKNVNAPRTKSPVARRSIVIYDDDDDDDDDEFIEVSDPSDDSDDEWGSIRKKKKAKSVKAKGLVGKVGRKSQGEKIKKEDQRFSGQVEGGSGESPQGLLAVEEGVEAPGVSKVDTSTKVGGNNGKKQPEKGVKELGKLDLNVEFSNEVEEAAVGISEGNGEEDNIEGISFFEGLDEFLSSLPILSVVGDDKVKAA; this is encoded by the coding sequence ATGGAAGACAACAGAGCAGTGGAGGCAGAGAGATGGCTGAGCATCGCCGAGAAGCTCCTTGCCGCACGTGACTTGCACGGCTGCAAAACGTTTGCCATCCGCGCCCGAGAATCTGACCCCAGACAGGTTCGTTTCTCCGACCAGATCCTTGCTGTAGCCGACGCCCTCATCGCCGGCGAGGCCCGGATCAACAACCAGAACGACTGGTACGCCATTCTCCAGCTCTCTCGCCGTACCCAAGACCCCGAACTCGTCGCCACCCAGTACCGGCGTCTCGCTCTGCTCCTGAACCCGGATCAGAATCGCTTGCCCTTCGCTGATCAGGCCTTCAGGCTTGTCGCGGACGCCTGGTCGGTTCTGTCGAACCAGGCGAAGAAGGCTCTGTACGATGACGAACTCAGTCTTTTGAAACTCGATCCGAGCGCCGATTCGGCTCAACCGGGTCGGAGACCAGTGAGGAAGAGCACTAGAAACAAGGGTGGGAGTGGGGAAATGCCGAGTTTCGAGTCAGCTCGGATGCCTCGAACGACTGAGCCGACTCAGTCTCTGGGTCCGTGTTTCTGGACTGCGTGTCCCTACTGCTACAATCTGTATGAGTACCCTGGGGTGTACGAAGAGTGTGTCCTGCGATGCCAGAACTGTCAGAGGGCATTTCACGCTGTGAGGATCCCGTCTCCGCCAGCGGTCGGCGATGGCAAGGATGGATACTTTTGTTGTTGgggtttttttcctttaggattTTCTGTGAACCCTCCTGAAAATGCTAAAACGACAGGCGGCTACTCTAATTGGGTGCCGTTTTCTCCAATGTTCGCTTGCCCTTCGCAGTATGCAGGTCACCGGAATGTCCCCGAGCAACCTGAAAAAGTGGTGGTGGCTAAGAATGTGAATGCCCCAAGAACTAAAAGTCCTGTGGCACGGCGGAGCATTGTTAtctatgatgatgatgatgatgacgatgaCGATGAGTTTATTGAGGTTTCGGACCCAAGTGATGACTCGGATGATGAATGGGGTAGTattaggaagaagaagaaggcgaAGAGCGTGAAGGCTAAGGGTTTGGTGGGTAAAGTTGGGAGGAAGTCGCAAGGGGAGAAGATAAAGAAGGAAGATCAGCGTTTTTCGGGGCAGGTTGAGGGGGGAAGTGGTGAGAGCCCACAAGGTTTGTTGGCTGTGGAAGAAGGTGTGGAGGCGCCGGGTGTGTCGAAGGTGGATACAAGCACAAAGGTGGGAGGGAATAATGGGAAGAAGCAACCGGAAAAGGGTGTGAAGGAGTTGGGGAAGTTGGATTTGAATGTGGAATTTAGTAATGAGGTGGAAGAGGCGGCAGTGGGAATAAGTGAAGGGAATGGGGAGGAGGATAACATTGAAGGGATTAGTTTTTTTGAGGGTCTTGATGAGTTTCTGAGTAGTCTGCCTATACTTTCTGTTGTGGGCGATGACAAGGTTAAGGCGGCTTAG